One window of the Rhipicephalus sanguineus isolate Rsan-2018 chromosome 4, BIME_Rsan_1.4, whole genome shotgun sequence genome contains the following:
- the LOC119389233 gene encoding glutathione hydrolase 1 proenzyme, giving the protein MSAPKPPPEQQPPSPPSQQVSSPSQLQPPPGQPQVPGTPSTTTPSSSSMTELKLDSGTVCSAAAACLCCCIFALLAISLTASLLVSIFSTLKTPTDEYVKWAVNVDAKECAQVAKEIVDDGGAIGDIAVAVMLCMGVTAPHLVGIGGGFIALFYNKTSRQVRTLNSLGRSPSAAKPDIFSDAALYKYGATASIVPGAVEGYGRIHKELGELEWYRLFDPAIRLAREGFTIGPYLGQTLERHSANIEANADLKTRFWNTASNTVLKNGDQLVQGALGDTLSDLAIHGAQYMYTGELAKDIIDSVKQGGGIMSDADLSGYTSEWTKSVSVNLSNGLVFQSAPIPGSGTLLGAAVAQISLDNAIFNDPGDTVSQMTAGDLHRLVERLKFAYARRADFGDEEESRNNEYQIFTEIIDKINKTYDSHRPLADAEGYGLKHVFAQDYGGAHVCIIAPSGDAFSITSSLNNEFGSMFTTSSGLLLNNYMDAFVKHASEGAPTANLLGPSKTPMTSMAPVIITKVSSITPVHSVFGGSGGMAGVSAVAQLLTCASKYAYHECALNEARVHPELVSMKFVVNVAGKDKDLRAKQKLKSYGHEVSERFIPSTAIGIMPTRRATYLVLNDTKHIDGGNTGGSITNPEG; this is encoded by the exons ATGAGTGCCCCGAAACCGCCTCCAGAGCAACAACCGCCGTCGCCTCCGAGCCAACAAGTGTCGTCTCCGTCACAACTGCAACCGCCGCCGGGGCAGCCGCAGGTCCCAGGAACTCCCAGTACGACCACTCCCAGCTCAAG TTCGATGACCGAACTCAAACTCGACTCGGGGACCGTGTGCTCCGCTGCTGCTGCCTGCCTCTGCTGTTGCATCTTTGCCTTACTGGCGATCAGTTTGACGGCGTCACTTCTCGTCAGCATCTTCAGCACCTTGAAGACGCCCACAGACGAGTACGTCAAGTGGGCGGTCAACGTTGACGCCAAGGAATGCGCCCAAGTAGCCAA GGAGATCGTGGACGACGGTGGCGCCATAGGAGACATCGCCGTGGCCGTCATGCTGTGCATGGGCGTCACAGCCCCGCATCTCGTAGGCATCGGCGGTGGCTTCATCGCGCTCTTTTATAACAA GACTTCTCGCCAAGTACGCACGTTAAACTCACTCGGTAGATCGCCTTCTGCAGCCAAACCGGACATCTTTTCTGATGCAGCTCTCTACAAATACG GTGCCACAGCCTCAATTGTCCCAGGAGCCGTGGAAGGCTACGGGAGAATCCATAAGGAATTGGGAGAACTCGAGTGGTACCGGCTTTTTGACCCTGCCATCCGGCTGGCCAGAGAGGGTTTCACTATCGGGCCCTACTTGGGCCAAACGCTAGAGAGGCACAGTGCCAACATCGAAGCCAACGCCGACCTCAA GACGCGATTCTGGAACACGGCGTCCAACACCGTGCTGAAGAACGGCGACCAACTGGTGCAAGGCGCGTTGGGGGATACGCTTAGCGACCTGGCGATCCACGGCGCCCAATACATGTACACGGGAGAGTTGGCCAAAGACATCATCGATAGCGTCAAGCAGGGCG GTGGGATAATGAGCGACGCTGACTTGTCCGGCTACACGTCTGAATGGACGAAATCGGTCAGCGTGAACCTCAGCAACGGCCTGGTGTTCCAATCGGCGCCCATCCCCGGCAGCGGAACACTGTTGGGCGCAGCTGTGGCACAGATATCTCTCGA CAACGCCATCTTCAACGACCCCGGTGACACCGTCTCACAGATGACTGCTGGGGACTTACACAG GCTCGTCGAGAGGTTGAAGTTTGCGTACGCCAGAAGAGCCGACTTCGGGGATGAAGAAGAATCGCGAAAT AACGAGTACCAGATATTTACCGAAATAATTGATAAAATCAATAAGACGTACGACAGCCATCGCCCTCTGGCGGACGCCGAGGGCTACGGCCTGAAGCACGTTTTCGCCCAAGACTACGGCGGCGCTCACGTATGCATCATCGCGCCCAGCGGCGATGCCTTCTCCATCACCTCCAGCCTCAATAACGA GTTTGGCAGCATGTTCACCACATCGTCGGGTCTGTTGCTGAACAACTACATGGACGCGTTCGTCAAGCATGCCAGCGAGGGCGCTCCGACGGCCAACCTTCTGGGACCGTCCAAGACGCCCATGACTTCGATGGCGCCCGTCATTATCACAAAGGTGTCTTCAATCACGCCGGTGCATTCGGTCTTTGGTGGCTCGGGCGGCATGGCGGGAGTGTCGGCCGTTGCCCAG CTCCTCACATGCGCCTCAAAGTACGCTTACCACGAGTGTGCTCTCAACGAAGCCCGGGTTCATCCAGAGCTGGTATCTATGAAGTTCGTTGTCAACGTCGCCGGAAAGGACAAAGATTTAAGAGCG